The nucleotide window aaatttttacgatatacagtttcaaagtttgagaaattctgtacaaaaaagtcatatggtgttttaaaatctgttcattagttttaaagttatggcggttcgaaaatttttttacaaaaaactttggccccttataatatggcaaccccgcgttacacagacctaaaaccatatgttttattttaggttttatatgtactataagatatataattgccaaagaaaataaagaacttttttttcaagtggctttttttccagagaatgcaccatatgcggaataaagccaaccgtatatttgaaaaacctataattaggtatatgggagctaataaatgttatgacccgattttaataattttcggaacagagacatactattagaagaaaacaatttcctctgaattacattaaattatctgaaagtttacccaaattttcggttaaagtttacccaaattttcggttaaagtttacccaaattttcggttaaaatttacccttaggcgctgagttcaacatgttcgatatctggggccttgaaaagttatagtctgttttcgacaattttttcacaggtgatgccacagatgataatttgtgtaatgttttattccgctaccttcattggttccttaagtATACATTAtatagtgaaggaatcagatggaattcaaaattgagttataaggaaagtagtcgtgattgtgaaccgatttcgccctaTCCTTATCCGTGTTAtaatggtgtcaagaaaatattatataccgaatttcattgaaatctctcgaatagttcctgagatatggtttttgacccataagtgggcaatgccacgcccattttccattttgtaaaaaaatctgagtccagcttccttctgctatttcttctgtagaatttagtgtttctgacgtttttcgttagtaagttaacccacttttagtaattttcaacctaacctttgtatgggaggtgaacgtggttattatccgatttcaactattttcatggtgtgtggtggggtacgtaggaaaACCAACTACAGAAAGTGTGCTTTATAGAGCTtctttggtttgcgagatatatacaaataagcgatttgggggcggggccacgcccactttctcaaaaaaattacaaccaaatgtgccccttcctagtgcgatcctttcttctttttttacttttataactttatttatggcttagttatgacactttaaaagtttttggttttcgccattttgtgggcgtggcaatggtccgattttgcccattttcgaaagcaaccttctcaggGTGCCAATGAATACGTgttcaagtttcgttaagatatctcaatttttactcaagttatccgttgcacggacagacgtacagacggacagatgatcattttgatatataaccctatatctaactcgtttagttttatgacttacaaacaaccgttaggcgaacaaaactataatactctcttagcaacttttgttgcgagagtataatgaaagcaaacattttttccaagtaaattcattaaaacatatgcaAAGTTGGCGCGTTGTTAACTATGGCATTAAGGGATaagctatatatatacatacaaacacatagtGAATATAGAAGTatgaatatacatttatatatactcaaGTTAGAGGGGGGAACTACAAATGATCAATATGTCGATTGAGTCAGTCAAATGATATTgtgaaaacattttataaaaatatacgcATGATACATGGTGTCAATACTGCTAATATCGATTatcaaatattgaattttggaATCCCGAAAAAAGATTACGAAATCCCGAAagcgaaaatatgtatatagtcataaattaatattaatattcacgtattaaaaaaaataatcccgaaaatttcgggatcctgaactaataaattttttaattccgaaattaaaaaaaaacagaattgtAATCTATATTTGAATTGCCAAATAGCGAATGCATTAATCTTTAAGTCACaaaaaattaatcataaaaACTTCGAGATCCGggctttttaaatttataatcctgaaattatgaaattactaaattataaaacatattggaaTTTTTGTCTAGCGATTGCAGAACTCTCCTCATCGTTAAAACAATAACACAGACATTTCGGATCCCGAAAGTGAAAACTTAACCTAGAAATTTTTGAGATTTCGacatttaaaattgttgattCAGAAATTTTGctgtaaattatatttgaattgcgAATACAGTATtatttaaatcataaaaaactaagcACGAAAATTTCGGATTctgacttttaaattttttaatctcatattttttgtaatcccgtactgaaatagaaaatatattgcaattaGTAACCAGACCTAGTAATGTATCGGGTTTAATAAGTTATgactttcaaataaatataaaaagaaattatccaAATCAAACTATTTATAGCAAATTTCACGATTTCTTTAGTAGCTCGAAAAGTTAGCGTACTCAAATTATCACatgatcccgaaatttcggtattACAAACGAGTTCCCTCAATTAAATACCTCAACGTGCTTCCACACACTTAGAGAGTGACCAATAATGGATGCATGTATGTACAGATGTACAAATACACAAAGTAAGAATTGAAGGGAACATGTGTCCCTATCAGAAACATGTGATTggcaaagaaataaaataaataaatatataaaatcagcAGTCGCCAAAAAATGAGGTCAACAAAACAAGTTCACTGATTTTCACGCTTGTAGCAATCAAGTGCTTGGCTtaattttgcaacattttcGCCAATTATTGATCGGTCTTATCTATTTACCAATATATTTGTGACTACAATTATAACAATTGAGGAGGGgcgttttatttttgatttactaGGGTTGTCTGACATATAGTCGGCACAGTTAAATTATGTAGTGTTAAGCTTTGGCTCTCACTGGAAATGGAAATTAATAAAGATTGGATTCTACGCGAGGGGATCGGAAATCAGATATTAGTGTAAAGCCAACAGTTTGGgggtctatatgtatgtatgtgattgacgttgcaaccgtttagccggttatagccgaatcgacgacagtgcgccacctctctctctccttcgcagttcggcgccagttggagatcccaagtgtaaccagttcGCTCTCcaactggtccctccaacggagtggaggccttccctttcCTCGGGTTCCTCCGGcgcgtactgcatcgaacactttcagagctggagtgttttcttccatccgtacaacatgacctagccagcgtagccgctgtctttttattcgctgaactatgtcaatgtcgccgtataactcgtacagctcattgttccatcgtctgcggtattcgcccttgccaatgttctgaggaccataaattttgcgcaaaattttcctctcgaaaactcctagtgtcgtctcatctgatgttgacatcgtccacgcttctgcaccgtaaagcaggacgggaatgataagcgacttgtagagcttgattttggttcgtcgagagaggactttactgttcaattgcctactcagtccaaagtagcacctgttggcaagagttattctgcgctggatttcgaggctgacattgttcgtgttgttgatgctggttcccaggtatacgaaattatctacgacttcgaagttatgactgtcaacagtgacgtgggagccaagacgcgaatgcgccgactgtttgcttgatgacaggagatatttcgtcttgtcctctttcacctccagacctattcgcttcgcctccttatccatgcgggaaaaagcagaacaaacggcgcggttgttgcttccgatgatatcaatatcatcggcgtatgccaggagatgtacactcttgtagaagattgtaccttcactatttagctctgcagctcttataattctTTCCAGCATcatgttaaagaagtcgcacgatagtgagtcaccttgtctgaaacctcgtttgttatcgaacggctcggagaggtccttcccaatcatgacggagcttttggtgttgttcaacgtcaacttacacagccgtattagttttgcgggtatACCAAATTGAgggtatatataatttaatcttTTTCATCTAATAACTCTCGagttaaacatatatttattatgtgagaatgtttggtatatatgtatgtatctttagAGAATTATGAGATATCGAATGAAACGTGTCAATAAACGAACAATGAAATTCCTAAACGTATGCGACGTGACAATTGTTCAGCGAATGTGTTTCATAGAAGATAAAAGTGTGCTTTTCTGTCGTTTGGCTATACTTTATATTACATACAATACTAATTTCGATCGTGAAATTTCTCGACTAACTCTTTATAGTCTCGGTTTCGAACTTGGAACCGAAGGATTATTGATAAACTATTTTTCTTCCCAGTTCCACATCGATTTGCTGGTCAATTCCTTACATAACTCTTCATCAGATCCAAATAGAACGCCGGAAACCTGAAATAACTCTTTGACATACTTGGTTTCAGTCAGTCAAGAATTTAAGTTAAGCTTGATAGACTTCGATTATTCGCTCTTCTCAATCCCAAGATGAGAAAGTAGAGCCttttcttgaaggatttatccCGTTAATTTGTACTGTAACAGATCCTTCTGACTCCAACTGTTTGGTTTCTAAGTCCGTATCTTTGAAGTCGAAGTTCTTGGAACTTTCAGACTATTTTCTTCATATTAAGTGTACAATAGCAATTCTTGGGTCGGTTTTAACGACTCTACTATGAAATACTATCAGAAATAATGTACCCGAACATTTCATAGTAAGTAGTATTCCCGGCTTTACTGCAGTAAGTATTCCAGCATTTCATGGAACCCTTAGCCCTATTATGCTCTGAAGCTGAGATGAGGGCTTACAAATCCATCTAAACATGAAAAAATACTGAATTCTAACATCTAAGCTCCCCTCCACTTACGCCTCCGATTTAGGTTATTGAACTAAtgctaattaaatgaatattttatgcCATTTACATTTCCACAAATCACTTAACTCTGATAGAGAAAAAGTGTGAATTGcgaaatcaaataatataaacgTCTAATTTGCATTTCAGGAGTGGCCGCTGACAGTAAGACTGTTACAACAGCACCTGCCGATGATGCTGACGATGATTACTATTACAATGAAGACACAGACACGAAGCGAGAAGATGTTGACAATGAATATATCGATGATGAGGAAGATGACGATAAAGATGAATACGCGGATGATGTGGCAAACGAGGTGGCAGAAATGAAAGCAGCGGAGCTACGAGCCGAAGCGCCTTATTTCGAGCAACCGGAAGTCAATATTTACGCACAACCCGGTGAAAATGTGTTGATCGACTGTGTAGTGAAGAATATACATTGTGAGTAATAGATGGGAATTGAAGATATGCCTAGGTGAACTCAGCTTTAACGCTCTTTCTTTCAGTAAATAATGTGATCATGTGGTATAAGGGTAAAATTGTGATTGCTACCGGACAATTCGTTATGTATCCGAATGTGGATGTGCTGAAAAATAACTCGCTGGTGATTAAGAATGTAACCGTTAAGGATGCTGGCGATTATTACTGTGAAGTGTTGCCGGAGAAGGAGCGCATGCATGCGCTGGTCGAAGTCGATGAGAGTCTTATGATATTCTGTGATGGACATGAGGTCACCAATGAGACTTTGGTATTTGTACAGGGTGAACCACATGTGTGCGAATGCAAATACTACTCGCTGGAAAATGTGCAGATCAAATGGTTTATCGATGTGAGTTGTAGATACTATAGAAGAATCCACAGTGTGAACCTAATGTAATATCATCTCTTTTTCCTCTATCTCCTTAGGGCAAACGCGCTGAAAGTGTGGTCGAACGTGTGCTGGGCGAGCAGCTCTATATTGATAATGCGGATACCAAACATGGTGGCATCTACCAATGCCTCGCAGATGACCTCTCACAGGAACCGCCGCATGCCATGATTGTTGTCGATGTCGTTTATGTGCCGAAGGTCTCCACTTATCGACACTATGTCAATACGGAACAGGGTGGCGATGCCGAGTTATATTGTGATTATTCGGCTAATCCGAGTGGTGAAGTTTTGTGGCTACGTAACGGAAAAAAACTTAATTCCTCTTACAAATATTCATTCAACGAGGTAACACATAAAGAACGCAAACGTTCGATCTTAACCGTTATGGATGTGCGCGCTAACGATCTGGGCGAGTATATATGTCAAGTGCAGGTGAGGTGGCGTGTTAAATTACTTATCTGATCTGTAGGCATTAAAAAGTTTCTGTTTTTATTATCCAGAATACAATCGGTCGTGGCGAGGCGAAAGTGCACATCATTTACGAACCAGAACATCCACAATTGGAGGATTTAGAGGTCAATGGTAGAAAAGTGGTCATACATTGGTTAGTACGCAGTATACAACCGTTATCGGAGGCGGTCTTGGATTACAAATTGGCGGGCGTAAGTATAACTGAAgtcaaaattatgttttaaatggtTCCATTGAAAAACTTGAAACAATAGACAAAATCGGCCACAAAGCCGAGGAAATAACTAATATTGCGACTTTCGTAGCCTGAACGTCCAGTACcgaataaaaaagaatttgggagatttgattgtttaaaaataaagacaGAATCTCTAGTAAAATCAATAGGTCGTTCAAAGCTAGTTCGAATTATGAGCTCAACTCAAAGATCAAAGCTCTTTATTGGTTTTCAGAGAGGTTTTTACGGTTTTAAAGAGATTGAAGGATTTTATGAAATAGATTTTTATAGTAAACCGTTTAATTTTGGTTGGAACAGAACTCGGAACTAGGCTTGCGTTGCGGTAGAAATGACTGAGCACAAGATTCGAGTGCTCCGAATTTGGAAAACAGCGTTTTTGACGAACTTAGCTCTCGGTAGCAGTGATTTGCTGTTGCCGAACTCGAAGAAATAGCTCTTTAGTTAAGTGAAGGTTAGACGTCATTTAAAGAGCTTGACGATTCTCGTTTGTTAAATGCTCACACTTCGCTACttcttcgtgaattcttggccaaaaacaatactgtaataaTGCCCGAGGCCTCCATATTCGTCAGACATGGCTCCGTGTAAACttttcctattttcaaaaataaagggaACCTTAAGGGGACGCTTTTTACAAGAATATGAGAAATCGCTGAACGAGCCAAaggctattccaaaaatcgaatttgagaaTTGTTTCGACGATTTGAAAAAGCGCATGatatcgaatggagactattcagaaggcgacaacattaatgtagacgaatgaatacatttttttttttcaaagaacgaAAATTcctgtaattttttgaacaaaccTGGTAGAACTTTGAATGATCCACCAGTAAAAACTTCtatgaaaatctcaatttcCATTCTAATATGGATGTTTCAGTCAAGTTATTATGCATATCTATGTAACTGTATGtccataaaatttgtataaaaaagataaaattaacATACCTGTTATACTTGATGTGGATTAAAGTCAGTGTGTAGTCACTGCCATATGTAATATTTGCTTGattcatatatgaatatacatacatatgtttgttttgcAATTACTTGGTATTCAATTATCTCACTTCTGAGCTCATCTCCACCGTTGTAAATCAACTTCTTAGTGGATCAATGTTACGaatttatgtttgtaaatacatatttagctGCTTGGTATTAGGCATATGAAGGTGTGCTGGCTTGTTTACAATCCACAAATCTTatcaatttagaattttattttgtcaGTAAACACATACACGAAGATTACGCAAATATCTGAAAGAATATACAATGCAGATTATTCATGCATATgtcttttgtgtgtgtgtgtgtaattgtggaatttttggaaaataattttatatttttattttgtgagatTAGTATGTGTGATGCATCATGGGACTTGCAGATTGCAACACAATCTGACGGATTGTATAAATAAAGACTGATTGCAAAATTGTTAGGGGTTTTAGAACCAGAGATGGTAGATAGTAATCTGAGTGAAGAttacaatacaacaataaagtaaCAGAAGAGTATATCATAAATTATTAGAGAGATTTATAAAAGGTGTTccataattcaaaatataatttaaacagTTCTCCCTGGTCAATAGATGTCAGTTCTTGAGTCAATTGAACTTTAATTGAGCATGAAACTTTCGTCTTTCGTGAGAATTCACTATATAGAGCTTCTCAAAATGCCCAATTCCTGACTTGCAATGCTCTCACGAACTGCTTCGATGTTTTCTGTTGAACGAgttgtacgagggctgctatatatatttctggcctaataatgaaaataggaatatttatcaacgaaaatggttttattgtttttcaaaatattctccatcaagatttatacacttctgCATGCggtcaaaccaattttcgaaacacttttttgagccttttttttgagcgattgtcaaattgtgcggaatccaacgagaacaaacctatTTTACGGCCAGTGCaggttcatgcaatatcgaatgtatgatGGTGGGAGAAATTCATAGGCAtacctctatctgaaggtatgttacatgacggtcttgcattatcagttcacgcaCGGCAttgatgttttctggcacaacggctgtttttggacgaccttcacggaattcgtctttgagcgagcgtcggccacgattgcattcgttgtaccagtttttcacagtgctataggatagtgcttcatagccatacaaagattttaattCATCGATGcattcttgtcgcgataatccacgtcgaaagttgtgaaaaatgatcgcacgaaaatgttcacgagttaattccattttttggctgagatgaattttttaattccctgtaaataaaacaattcacgattaaatgacaaaacgttctgagtgatgttatggtaaaaaatgtcaaactttccaatggaaatttcagattgcacctggcaacacttagtgttgcctaggccagaaatatatatagcagccctcgtaataaAACACTCAGAGTATCTGAAATCACTAATTGAACCAGACTCttggaatttttcaataattctcTTCACATTTGATGATTCCAAATCATCGATCATATTTTGTACGAAAATTGCGAATTGTGGCTGATAAGCCCtccttattttttaaatattgctcaatattgaaaaaatattgtgagCTATTGCGTCGTTATCTTCTTTTCCgttggcaattttttttaccTACAAATGCAGCCCTTTAAATAAATGTCGGCCAGTTCAAGGTTACTTAGGTGATTTTGGATCCAACGAACTtcgatattttaaaacaaataagatGCCAATGTAATAAG belongs to Zeugodacus cucurbitae isolate PBARC_wt_2022May chromosome 6, idZeuCucr1.2, whole genome shotgun sequence and includes:
- the Ama_0 gene encoding obscurin, whose product is MKGHKLLLLTLFFATICLQLNAGVAADSKTVTTAPADDADDDYYYNEDTDTKREDVDNEYIDDEEDDDKDEYADDVANEVAEMKAAELRAEAPYFEQPEVNIYAQPGENVLIDCVVKNIHLNNVIMWYKGKIVIATGQFVMYPNVDVLKNNSLVIKNVTVKDAGDYYCEVLPEKERMHALVEVDESLMIFCDGHEVTNETLVFVQGEPHVCECKYYSLENVQIKWFIDGKRAESVVERVLGEQLYIDNADTKHGGIYQCLADDLSQEPPHAMIVVDVVYVPKVSTYRHYVNTEQGGDAELYCDYSANPSGEVLWLRNGKKLNSSYKYSFNEVTHKERKRSILTVMDVRANDLGEYICQVQNTIGRGEAKVHIIYEPEHPQLEDLEVNGRKVVIHWLVRSIQPLSEAVLDYKLAGSFTWSKVSVVHTRRHAESHIWKVTHEMELTPGRWHVRMRAKNTVGWSAFSAQHDFAINDNESDAVNAYDDVDAEDDLDTGDAPKNMIAVASFGGGGNAAAALQISNKLFTLLCAGSMILLLLLSRNGIL